The Terriglobales bacterium genome includes a region encoding these proteins:
- a CDS encoding purine-nucleoside phosphorylase has translation MTAIPQRSDVPADQFLQAEEAAKFILSRTSLRPTVAVVLGSGLGAFADEMTEAVKISFGDIPHFSRSTAVGHAGQLVLGKIGKWPVATMQGRVHLYEGNSAQKAAFPIRVLGRLGVRAAILTNAAGGINLQYGQGRLVVIRDHINLLGQNPLVGPEDERFGPRFIDMTEAYSKAYRKIAVDAARQLGFEMPEGVYAALLGPSYETPAEIHYLRAIGADLVGMSTVPEAIVARQMKIKVLAISCVTNMAAGVLDAPLNHQEVLETGRRVAGQFKTLLQAVIPQIAQDVAQLDNPR, from the coding sequence ATGACAGCTATCCCGCAACGTAGTGACGTACCGGCAGACCAATTCCTCCAAGCCGAAGAGGCGGCAAAATTCATTCTCAGCCGGACCTCACTACGCCCTACAGTGGCCGTAGTGCTCGGTTCCGGACTGGGCGCCTTCGCCGACGAAATGACCGAAGCTGTCAAAATCAGCTTTGGCGATATCCCTCATTTCTCGCGCTCCACCGCCGTCGGCCACGCCGGTCAGCTTGTCCTCGGCAAGATCGGCAAGTGGCCGGTCGCCACCATGCAGGGAAGGGTGCATCTTTATGAAGGGAACTCGGCACAGAAGGCCGCCTTCCCCATACGCGTTCTCGGACGGTTAGGCGTGCGCGCGGCCATCCTCACCAACGCCGCCGGAGGAATTAATCTGCAGTACGGCCAGGGGCGGCTGGTCGTGATCCGCGACCATATCAATCTTCTAGGGCAGAATCCTCTGGTGGGTCCTGAGGATGAACGCTTCGGTCCTCGGTTTATTGACATGACCGAGGCATATTCGAAAGCCTATCGAAAGATCGCAGTGGATGCCGCCCGGCAACTCGGCTTCGAGATGCCGGAAGGTGTATACGCTGCCTTGTTGGGGCCAAGCTATGAGACTCCTGCTGAAATCCACTATCTGCGGGCAATTGGCGCCGACTTGGTGGGCATGTCCACTGTTCCTGAGGCGATTGTTGCCCGCCAGATGAAAATCAAGGTGCTTGCCATCTCTTGCGTCACCAACATGGCTGCGGGCGTTCTTGATGCTCCACTCAATCACCAGGAAGTACTTGAGACAGGACGGCGCGTGGCTGGGCAATTTAAAACGCTGCTTCAGGCAGTGATACCTCAGATCGCACAGGATGTGGCACAGCTGGATAATCCGCGCTGA
- a CDS encoding aldehyde dehydrogenase family protein, with amino-acid sequence MGATATATQLNEHVLQFLSKPKKMLIDGKWVDATSGKTFATLDPSTEEALVQVAEGDKQDVDLAVKAARRAFENGPWRKMTPSERGRAIWKLADLMEQNLEQFAELETLDNGKPIGVARAADVPLAVDLFRYMAGWATKVEGTTIPISVPYTPGAKYFSYTLREPVGVVAQIIPWNFPLLMAAWKLGPALATGCTVVLKPAEQTPLSALLLGEMALQAGIPAGVLNIVTGFGETAGAALAAHPDVDKVAFTGSTEVGKLVLQAAAGNLKKVSLELGGKSPNVVFSDADVDTAVKGAASAIFFNHGQCCCAGSRLYIESNIFDRVVEGVSQQAKKIRVGAGMDPQTQMGPLVSHEQLQRVCGYLESGFSEGAKATTGGKRSGNKGYFVEPTVLVNTNPKMKVVQEEIFGPVVTAIPFKDADDVVATANDTVYGLAAGIWTKDISKAHQLAAELKAGTVWINCYNIFDAALPFGGYKQSGWGREMGKDVLELYTEVKAVCTRIG; translated from the coding sequence ATGGGTGCCACAGCTACAGCAACGCAGTTGAACGAGCATGTCCTTCAGTTCTTGTCCAAACCCAAAAAGATGCTGATTGATGGCAAGTGGGTTGACGCCACATCGGGAAAGACTTTTGCCACCCTCGACCCTTCGACCGAAGAAGCACTGGTACAAGTGGCCGAAGGGGATAAGCAAGATGTAGACCTGGCGGTAAAGGCAGCGCGCCGGGCATTTGAAAATGGTCCGTGGCGCAAAATGACGCCCTCCGAGCGCGGACGCGCGATCTGGAAGCTGGCGGACCTCATGGAGCAAAACCTCGAGCAATTTGCAGAACTCGAAACGCTGGATAACGGCAAGCCCATCGGCGTGGCGCGCGCGGCAGACGTCCCATTAGCGGTGGATTTGTTTCGTTACATGGCGGGTTGGGCCACGAAAGTAGAGGGCACAACCATACCAATTTCTGTGCCGTATACCCCGGGGGCAAAGTATTTCAGCTACACTCTGCGCGAGCCGGTAGGCGTGGTCGCTCAAATCATTCCGTGGAACTTCCCACTATTGATGGCTGCGTGGAAGCTTGGACCAGCTTTGGCAACCGGCTGTACTGTCGTACTCAAGCCGGCAGAGCAAACCCCGCTTTCTGCACTCTTGCTGGGTGAAATGGCGCTGCAAGCCGGGATTCCTGCCGGCGTATTGAACATCGTCACAGGGTTTGGTGAAACCGCCGGGGCCGCGCTGGCTGCTCATCCGGATGTTGATAAGGTTGCTTTCACAGGTTCAACCGAAGTCGGCAAGCTGGTGCTGCAAGCGGCTGCGGGCAATCTCAAGAAGGTTTCGCTGGAATTGGGAGGCAAATCGCCCAATGTCGTTTTCAGCGATGCCGATGTTGATACCGCGGTGAAAGGTGCGGCGAGCGCAATCTTCTTTAACCACGGGCAGTGTTGCTGCGCGGGATCGCGGCTCTACATAGAGAGCAATATTTTTGATCGCGTTGTCGAAGGCGTATCGCAACAGGCAAAGAAGATCCGCGTCGGAGCGGGCATGGATCCACAGACACAGATGGGGCCGCTGGTTTCCCACGAACAGTTACAGCGCGTTTGTGGATACCTGGAATCAGGCTTCTCGGAAGGAGCCAAGGCAACGACGGGCGGCAAGCGTTCCGGCAATAAAGGCTATTTTGTCGAGCCGACGGTGCTGGTCAACACGAATCCGAAGATGAAAGTCGTACAGGAAGAGATCTTTGGACCCGTAGTTACGGCGATTCCGTTCAAAGACGCTGATGACGTGGTGGCCACCGCCAATGACACGGTCTACGGACTCGCGGCCGGGATATGGACCAAAGACATCAGCAAAGCGCACCAACTTGCCGCAGAGCTGAAAGCAGGAACGGTGTGGATCAACTGCTACAACATCTTCGACGCGGCGCTGCCCTTCGGCGGGTATAAGCAATCGGGCTGGGGACGCGAAATGGGTAAGGATGTTCTCGAGCTATACACAGAAGTGAAAGCGGTTTGTACGCGCATAGGATGA
- a CDS encoding thymidine phosphorylase, whose product MHVTDLIRKKRDGVELQPSEIEFLVIGYTAGQIPDYQMSAWLMAVVLRGMTRAELAALTSVMLHSGEVLDLSELDGPKVDKHSTGGVGDKTSLVIAPIVAAGGVFVPMVSGRGLGHTGGTLDKLESIAGFNVNLSAADFRRVLSSCGCALAGQTGEIAPADKKIYALRDVTGTVESPYLICASIMSKKMAEGIDALVLDVKTGNGAFMKSEQDAAFLAELMVETGERLGKKIVALITDMDQPLGQAIGNSLEVVECLEIMDGGGPADLRELCLLLSSRMFLLAKRVATLDEGKNLAAEMISTGLAHEKFREIVGLQGGNVAAIDDPTLLPQAEHQIEILSPASGFVTSMLCEQLGTASVLLGGGRERKEDSVDPAVGMILHKKVGDQVAADEPLCTIYYNSTARLESAQPLIEESYKIEDAPPKKARPLIHRVIGE is encoded by the coding sequence ATGCATGTTACTGACCTGATCCGCAAGAAGCGTGATGGCGTTGAGCTACAGCCATCGGAGATAGAATTCCTCGTCATCGGCTATACCGCAGGACAGATTCCTGATTACCAGATGTCTGCCTGGCTCATGGCCGTGGTTCTGCGAGGCATGACCCGTGCTGAATTGGCGGCATTGACTTCGGTGATGCTGCACTCGGGCGAGGTCTTGGACTTATCTGAGCTTGATGGCCCTAAGGTTGATAAGCATTCCACGGGCGGCGTGGGCGACAAGACTTCTCTGGTGATTGCGCCCATTGTTGCTGCCGGTGGCGTCTTTGTCCCCATGGTCAGCGGACGTGGGCTGGGGCACACGGGCGGCACGCTCGACAAGCTCGAGTCTATTGCCGGCTTCAACGTAAATCTTTCCGCTGCCGATTTCCGGCGTGTTCTTTCCTCTTGCGGCTGTGCCCTGGCTGGGCAGACGGGCGAGATTGCACCGGCTGACAAAAAGATCTATGCCTTGCGCGACGTGACCGGCACGGTCGAGAGCCCTTACCTGATTTGTGCCTCCATCATGAGCAAGAAAATGGCGGAAGGAATTGATGCATTAGTGCTGGATGTGAAGACCGGCAACGGCGCCTTTATGAAATCAGAGCAGGATGCTGCATTCCTCGCCGAGCTGATGGTCGAAACCGGGGAACGTTTGGGGAAGAAAATCGTTGCTTTAATTACCGACATGGACCAGCCCCTCGGACAAGCCATAGGCAATTCCCTGGAAGTTGTAGAGTGCCTGGAAATCATGGATGGCGGTGGACCGGCCGACCTTCGTGAATTATGTTTATTGCTTTCGTCGCGAATGTTTCTGCTTGCCAAACGGGTTGCAACCCTGGATGAAGGAAAGAATCTTGCAGCAGAGATGATCTCTACCGGCCTGGCGCACGAAAAGTTCCGCGAGATCGTTGGACTGCAAGGGGGCAATGTCGCGGCGATTGACGACCCGACGCTGCTGCCACAGGCGGAGCACCAGATCGAGATACTGAGTCCGGCTTCCGGCTTTGTCACTTCCATGCTTTGCGAACAATTGGGAACAGCCAGCGTGCTTCTGGGTGGTGGCCGCGAACGCAAAGAAGATTCAGTTGATCCTGCGGTGGGAATGATCCTTCACAAAAAGGTGGGCGACCAGGTCGCAGCCGATGAGCCGCTCTGCACTATTTATTACAACTCGACAGCGCGTCTGGAGAGCGCGCAGCCTCTCATTGAAGAGAGCTACAAGATTGAGGATGCTCCTCCGAAAAAAGCCAGGCCGCTCATCCATCGCGTAATCGGAGAGTAA
- the deoC gene encoding deoxyribose-phosphate aldolase, producing the protein MPTVSDWQSAAKLIDHTLLKPEATANQITQLCQEALKFGFASVCVQPCYVPMVSSLLQDSAVKVCTVIGFPSGATLTDCKRFEAFEVLARGARELDMVINIGALKSGADATVQADIYAVSDAVHQERAILKVIIETALLTQEEKIKACELAVAAGAEFVKTSTGFAGGGATVEDVALMRKTVGDRAKVKASGGIRTLADFQAMVSAGADRVGASASVAIVRELGAP; encoded by the coding sequence ATGCCAACTGTGAGCGATTGGCAATCAGCCGCCAAACTCATTGATCACACCCTGCTGAAACCGGAGGCAACAGCCAATCAGATCACACAGCTCTGCCAGGAAGCGCTGAAGTTTGGCTTCGCCAGTGTCTGCGTGCAACCCTGCTACGTGCCGATGGTCAGTTCTCTTCTTCAGGATTCGGCAGTGAAGGTTTGCACCGTCATCGGATTTCCTTCGGGAGCAACCCTGACCGATTGCAAACGCTTTGAAGCATTCGAGGTACTGGCGAGGGGCGCCCGCGAGCTGGATATGGTCATTAATATTGGCGCGCTGAAGTCGGGGGCCGATGCCACAGTCCAGGCGGATATCTATGCCGTTTCCGATGCTGTGCATCAAGAGCGTGCAATCCTCAAGGTGATTATTGAGACGGCGCTGCTTACGCAAGAGGAAAAAATCAAGGCCTGCGAGCTTGCCGTGGCCGCTGGCGCCGAGTTTGTGAAAACCAGCACCGGATTTGCCGGCGGCGGAGCGACCGTGGAAGATGTGGCGCTCATGCGCAAAACGGTGGGCGATCGCGCCAAGGTCAAAGCTTCAGGCGGCATTCGCACCCTGGCTGATTTTCAGGCGATGGTTTCTGCCGGCGCAGACCGAGTGGGAGCTTCCGCTTCGGTCGCGATTGTGCGCGAACTCGGGGCCCCATAG
- a CDS encoding cytidine deaminase: MSKLATKDYDLLLQSAREILRHAHAPYSGFKVGAAILTQEGKIFTGCNVENASYGLTICAERSAIFTAVANSAGGKLALRAVAVVNEKEVPCPPCGACRQVISEFGMDTIVLFKSEAGYQELTISDLLPSSFQFPKS, from the coding sequence ATGTCTAAGCTTGCAACCAAAGACTATGATCTGCTTCTGCAATCAGCCCGCGAGATTCTCCGGCATGCCCATGCTCCGTACTCCGGATTCAAAGTAGGGGCAGCAATCCTGACCCAAGAGGGAAAGATCTTTACCGGATGCAATGTCGAGAACGCCTCCTATGGATTGACCATCTGTGCCGAGCGATCCGCAATTTTCACAGCGGTTGCCAATTCTGCAGGAGGAAAACTGGCGCTGCGCGCAGTTGCCGTGGTCAATGAAAAGGAGGTCCCGTGCCCTCCCTGTGGAGCGTGCCGCCAGGTAATTTCCGAGTTTGGCATGGACACCATTGTGCTGTTTAAGTCCGAGGCGGGTTACCAGGAGCTGACCATCTCCGATCTGTTACCCTCAAGCTTCCAATTCCCAAAGAGTTGA
- a CDS encoding TonB-dependent receptor, protein MRRFLFLSLVILLSSSVLFAQFDSASVLGAVRDSTGALVSGANVTLTNLETGISAQSTTTDAGQYEFPSVRVGRYKIVVEKQGFAKAIADDVVVNVSARQRVDLTLSPAQATESVEVNDAVSLVETDSSQRGQIVSKTQAVELPLNGREYSQLVLLTSGVRQSAVGTGSVSTNREGSFNVNGLRSTFNNYLLDGLDNNAYGTSNQGFSNQVVQPSPDALAEFQVVTNNESAEYGRAGGATINVAYASGGNHIHGTVYEFLRNNAVNAFPFPKPPDGRKPQFNRNQFGFTFGGPIIQQKAFYFVDYEGFRQSRGIVSTSTIPTLAQRSGILNKNVYNPLTGVLYPAGTQVPASAISPFAQSVLAALPQPTNSAASNNYVITQRFTNHTDKYDAKFDYQFNEKINGFLRLSQRKANLVDNPPIPLPSGGAGNGNTRILNQQIATGFTWARSATQLLEARFGISRTQGGKFPLALGLPSAQSLFGIPGLPTDPRITGGVPTELISGFSDLGRQATNPQWQYPLVYNPKINYSIFHKRHSIKFGYEYQWIGTTVQDVNPLYGRDSYTGGFSRYPTGAQGGLTAIANGPIYNFADFLFGARAQYALSTFFIAHLRQQQHYTYIQDDWKVTDRLTLNLGLRYEYATPYYEKNNHLTNFDPASLSMISAKDGGITDRALVNPDRNDFAPRFGFAFAPTNKMSIRGGYGVSYIHYNRAGAGNLLPINGPQVINAVVNQTNPRAATFLTTDQGYPLGITAPSNFNPLTANITYVPKNYRTSYVQSWFLSVQRELAKNTIIDVAYVGNHAAKLLLFANFNQAHPYNSGTLAQNRPISAFGDITYAFNGGDANYHSLQVRFEHRYSGGLTLLNSFTYSHAIDNGSGSLENPFGNFPAPQDIYNLRAERATSAYDQPLTNTTSLVYELPFGHSRKFLNSLPGFADQAVGGWEISVINQANSGQPITITYSPSANVQVSGIQQDFRGANNYRPNLIPGIPVLTGFNPASGLPYLNSAAFAVPTGTPFGNAGRNIARGPNFNQLDFAANKNFRLPFEGTYLQFRAEFFNLFNHANFIPPPSNISSGGSFGKITSAYDPRLIQFGLKLGF, encoded by the coding sequence ATGAGGCGGTTTTTGTTTCTTTCGTTGGTAATACTTCTTTCGAGCAGCGTGCTCTTTGCTCAATTTGACTCCGCAAGCGTCTTGGGAGCAGTGCGGGATAGCACGGGTGCTCTGGTATCGGGCGCGAACGTCACGCTCACCAATCTGGAAACTGGAATCAGCGCCCAAAGCACCACGACCGATGCTGGGCAGTACGAATTTCCCTCCGTGCGTGTTGGCCGGTACAAAATCGTTGTGGAAAAGCAAGGATTCGCCAAGGCAATCGCCGATGATGTCGTCGTCAATGTGAGTGCCCGCCAGCGGGTTGATCTTACGCTCTCACCAGCACAAGCGACAGAGTCGGTCGAAGTCAATGATGCCGTGAGTTTAGTTGAAACTGATTCCAGCCAACGCGGACAGATCGTCTCCAAAACTCAGGCTGTGGAATTGCCGCTCAATGGACGCGAATATTCGCAGCTCGTTCTGCTCACCAGCGGAGTGCGGCAATCGGCGGTAGGAACCGGCAGCGTCTCGACCAACCGCGAGGGTTCGTTCAACGTCAATGGCCTGCGCAGCACCTTCAATAACTATCTTCTCGATGGACTCGATAACAACGCCTACGGAACCAGCAACCAGGGTTTTTCCAATCAGGTGGTCCAGCCTTCGCCTGACGCACTGGCCGAATTCCAGGTAGTTACAAACAATGAAAGCGCCGAGTACGGGCGTGCCGGCGGAGCGACCATCAATGTCGCTTACGCCAGCGGCGGCAACCATATTCACGGCACGGTGTATGAGTTTCTGCGCAACAACGCTGTTAATGCTTTCCCGTTTCCCAAGCCCCCGGATGGAAGAAAGCCGCAGTTCAATCGCAACCAGTTCGGGTTTACCTTTGGCGGTCCAATCATCCAACAAAAGGCCTTCTACTTTGTGGATTACGAAGGTTTCCGGCAGAGTAGAGGAATCGTCTCTACCTCCACGATACCCACACTGGCGCAACGCTCCGGCATTCTTAACAAGAATGTTTACAATCCACTTACCGGGGTACTCTACCCAGCCGGCACACAGGTTCCAGCCAGTGCGATATCGCCCTTTGCGCAAAGCGTTTTGGCTGCGCTTCCTCAGCCTACCAATTCCGCTGCATCGAACAATTACGTCATCACTCAGCGTTTCACAAACCACACTGACAAGTACGACGCCAAGTTCGATTATCAATTCAACGAGAAGATCAATGGATTTCTGCGCTTGAGCCAGCGCAAAGCCAATCTGGTGGATAACCCTCCGATTCCCTTACCTTCAGGCGGGGCCGGCAATGGCAATACCAGAATTTTGAACCAGCAGATCGCCACCGGATTTACCTGGGCGCGCAGCGCGACACAATTACTGGAAGCCCGCTTTGGAATTTCTCGCACTCAAGGCGGAAAATTTCCGCTGGCGCTCGGTCTGCCGAGCGCGCAGAGCCTTTTTGGAATTCCCGGATTGCCCACGGACCCGCGCATCACTGGTGGCGTTCCAACCGAGTTGATCTCAGGGTTCTCCGATCTGGGTAGACAGGCGACCAATCCGCAATGGCAATATCCTCTGGTCTACAACCCCAAGATCAACTATTCGATCTTTCATAAACGGCATTCCATAAAGTTTGGATACGAATATCAGTGGATCGGGACCACGGTTCAAGACGTAAATCCGCTCTACGGACGTGACTCTTATACTGGCGGCTTCAGCCGCTACCCCACCGGAGCACAAGGCGGGCTGACTGCGATTGCAAATGGTCCTATTTATAATTTTGCCGATTTTCTCTTCGGTGCGCGCGCTCAATATGCGTTAAGCACATTTTTTATCGCCCACTTGCGCCAGCAACAGCACTACACATATATCCAGGATGATTGGAAGGTAACCGACCGGCTGACGCTCAATCTCGGGCTGCGCTATGAATACGCCACTCCCTATTACGAGAAAAACAACCATCTGACGAACTTCGATCCTGCTTCGCTCAGCATGATCTCGGCCAAAGATGGAGGCATTACCGACCGTGCCCTGGTCAATCCTGATCGCAACGACTTCGCCCCACGCTTTGGCTTTGCCTTCGCTCCGACCAATAAGATGTCAATTCGCGGAGGCTACGGCGTCAGTTACATTCATTACAACCGCGCCGGTGCTGGAAATCTGCTTCCCATCAATGGCCCGCAGGTGATCAATGCCGTGGTCAACCAAACCAACCCTCGCGCTGCGACTTTCCTGACCACCGATCAGGGCTATCCCTTGGGCATCACTGCACCCAGCAACTTTAATCCGCTCACCGCCAACATCACCTACGTTCCTAAGAACTACCGCACCAGCTACGTTCAAAGCTGGTTTCTTTCCGTGCAACGCGAACTGGCCAAAAACACCATCATTGACGTCGCCTATGTTGGCAACCATGCCGCCAAATTGCTGCTCTTTGCCAATTTCAATCAGGCCCATCCTTATAACAGCGGCACCCTCGCCCAGAACCGGCCCATTTCTGCTTTTGGCGATATCACTTACGCCTTCAATGGTGGAGATGCGAATTATCACAGCTTGCAAGTACGCTTTGAGCATCGCTATTCCGGCGGACTTACTTTACTGAACTCCTTTACTTACTCTCACGCCATTGATAATGGATCGGGATCGCTGGAGAATCCTTTCGGCAACTTCCCCGCCCCGCAGGATATCTATAATCTCAGGGCCGAGCGTGCAACCTCCGCCTATGACCAACCGCTGACCAACACCACCAGCCTGGTTTATGAACTTCCTTTCGGCCATAGCAGAAAATTTTTGAATTCATTGCCCGGCTTTGCCGATCAGGCTGTTGGCGGATGGGAGATCAGCGTTATCAATCAGGCCAATAGCGGCCAACCCATCACCATTACCTACAGCCCTTCAGCAAACGTGCAGGTCTCGGGAATTCAGCAGGACTTCCGCGGGGCCAATAACTACCGCCCCAACCTGATTCCGGGAATTCCGGTTCTCACTGGCTTCAACCCAGCGAGTGGGCTTCCCTATTTGAATAGTGCCGCCTTCGCCGTACCAACCGGCACACCCTTCGGCAATGCTGGTCGCAACATCGCCCGCGGTCCAAATTTCAACCAGTTGGACTTTGCCGCGAACAAGAATTTCCGGCTGCCCTTTGAAGGGACTTACCTGCAATTCCGCGCCGAGTTCTTTAACCTCTTCAACCACGCTAACTTCATCCCGCCACCCAGCAACATCTCGAGCGGGGGCTCATTCGGTAAGATTACCAGTGCTTATGATCCGCGTCTGATTCAATTCGGCTTGAAGCTGGGCTTTTAG